One stretch of Gammaproteobacteria bacterium DNA includes these proteins:
- a CDS encoding exodeoxyribonuclease VII small subunit: MPTKRSTKASKQSEVDFEASLEALEKLVERMESGDQPLETALQDFEKGIKLVRSCQAALESAELRVKQLVEKNGGSSLEVLDGEGDD, translated from the coding sequence ATGCCGACCAAGCGCAGTACCAAAGCATCCAAGCAGTCGGAAGTCGATTTCGAAGCGTCCCTGGAGGCGCTGGAAAAGCTTGTGGAGCGCATGGAATCCGGAGACCAGCCCCTGGAAACGGCCCTGCAGGACTTCGAGAAAGGCATCAAGCTGGTCCGTAGCTGCCAGGCTGCGCTGGAAAGCGCGGAACTGCGCGTCAAGCAGCTGGTGGAGAAGAACGGTGGCAGCTCGCTTGAGGTACTGGACGGCGAAGGCGACGACTGA